GGGGAAAACCCGCCTTCCAGCGAAGCGAGCGCTTGTACCAACTCGTCAATCAGCACAGAGGGTTCGCTCTTCTCTTCCGTCCGTTCGCTCAGCATGCCTTTCATTGGCTCCTCCTGATCACGCCGGAGGTGCAAAATAAAGTGCGCCCCGTTCGGCGAGACTCGTAGGAGTCATCAGCCTTACATGAGGCGCTCCGGATGGACTCCATCATCCATCCCGTCCACTTGCGGACGGCAAGATCAGTTTATCCCATGTTTCGCGGGGTTTCAAGGATCGGAGGACTCTTTCCCCTTTCGCTTGAACGTCCCGATCCCGCGGTTGAACAAGTACATCAGTCCGATCGCAACAAAGATAAGCTCGAAGAACTTGAACATCAGCGAGTACGTCACCGCTCCTCCTTTCCCGATCTCCGGGGCGACGAGGTGAAAGATTCCGATCATCGCCATCTCTCCCGTCCCCATCCCGCCGGGAGTGATCCAGAGGAAGAAGGAGAGGATGATGTTCAGCGTAAACAGGAGCGAGAGCTGGGCGAAGTTGAATACGATGTGGTCGGAGTAATAAAAAAAGACCTGCGGTCTGATGTAGGAAAAGAAGGTGGCGATCACTTGGAAGGCGAACGCCAAGAGCGTCCCGCGCCAGTGACGGGTGAACGCGTTGTAGATCTCGTCCTCCGTCTCCGCGACCTTGTCCGCCGCACGGTTTATCCCGTTCTTGAACCGGGGGAGGATGTGACGAATCAGTCTGATCGCGCGGCTGATCCACTTGAAATTCCCGGCGAAGTCGATTATTCCGATGATTATAAACACGAGGATGAGCCCGACCCCGGCAACAACGATGTGCTTTTGGTCCGGGGCGATCTGCGGGGAGAGGACGGCGTAGACCACCCCGATCAGGATGAACAACAGGAGGCTCACTCCACCGAGGAATCGCTCGACCACGATCGTGGCCACGATCCGGGTGGCAGGGGCATCGGTGCGATGGACGACCATCGCCGCGCGGATCGGTTCTCCGCCGAAGTAGAGGGACGGGGTGACGTAGCTGATCGCGTACCCGGTCAGGCGTGAGCCGACGACGCTGCGAAACCGGAGGTCAACCCCGTACGCCCGCAGGAT
This sequence is a window from Candidatus Bipolaricaulota bacterium. Protein-coding genes within it:
- a CDS encoding flippase-like domain-containing protein, translating into MKKPLRKGLSYTLSIVVGVGLLGGVLYYVGWRNVLSQINALGIIGAAAVFGDVVLAIAAWILSWWVILRAYGVDLRFRSVVGSRLTGYAISYVTPSLYFGGEPIRAAMVVHRTDAPATRIVATIVVERFLGGVSLLLFILIGVVYAVLSPQIAPDQKHIVVAGVGLILVFIIIGIIDFAGNFKWISRAIRLIRHILPRFKNGINRAADKVAETEDEIYNAFTRHWRGTLLAFAFQVIATFFSYIRPQVFFYYSDHIVFNFAQLSLLFTLNIILSFFLWITPGGMGTGEMAMIGIFHLVAPEIGKGGAVTYSLMFKFFELIFVAIGLMYLFNRGIGTFKRKGKESSDP